A stretch of Bradyrhizobium sp. AZCC 2262 DNA encodes these proteins:
- a CDS encoding acyltransferase family protein: MKNYFSLLDPLRFGAALGVAVFHLMFYSWAGSSIGARQGFEHYFAADVQFPNAAPYTWFGWVGVEIFFVISGFVIANSASKSSPKEFLFGRALRLYPAVWIASTLSLLILLIFLRDKASELILPYFQAMLLIPKGINGKWLDAVYWTLAAEMAFYGLVFCTLLTKKITLRHLAWGLTIYSAAFNAFSMVVLSGALESNMLYWMVLMFRVPGATWMLNHGCFFALGIWLFISANRTLTTVEWVAVAVTCLSGCAEIYYFSDFLLKAIPAISDESVFLPVLVWAAAVLLIAFAANKSRQAAGTTSPEAPAYLRTLGLITYPLYLTHNVTGTAIIRVLTDAGLDASLAVWAGIAMLVPVCWFICAKVEPAIRRLLTEFVSNFRLRPKSAPSSSLPSPPAGLRLPLPIRAEANFTGGSAARSVG; the protein is encoded by the coding sequence GTGAAAAACTACTTCTCATTGCTGGATCCGCTGCGCTTCGGGGCTGCTCTCGGCGTCGCGGTTTTTCACCTGATGTTCTACTCCTGGGCCGGGTCTTCGATCGGCGCCCGTCAAGGCTTCGAGCATTACTTCGCCGCCGACGTCCAATTTCCGAACGCCGCGCCTTACACGTGGTTCGGCTGGGTGGGCGTTGAAATATTCTTTGTCATTTCCGGCTTCGTCATCGCGAACTCCGCGAGCAAGTCTTCCCCAAAAGAGTTTCTGTTCGGGCGTGCACTGCGGCTTTATCCGGCGGTCTGGATTGCCTCCACCTTGAGCTTGCTCATTCTGCTCATCTTTCTGCGTGACAAGGCATCCGAGCTCATCCTTCCCTATTTCCAGGCAATGCTGCTCATTCCCAAGGGGATCAACGGTAAGTGGCTTGACGCCGTCTATTGGACGCTGGCAGCGGAAATGGCCTTTTATGGGCTGGTGTTTTGCACGCTGCTTACGAAGAAAATCACGCTGCGGCATCTGGCCTGGGGTCTCACCATCTATAGCGCCGCGTTCAACGCCTTCTCCATGGTGGTGCTATCGGGTGCGTTAGAATCCAACATGCTCTATTGGATGGTCTTGATGTTCCGCGTGCCGGGCGCAACATGGATGTTGAACCATGGCTGCTTCTTCGCGCTCGGGATTTGGCTGTTCATTTCGGCGAATAGAACGTTGACGACTGTCGAATGGGTTGCCGTGGCCGTGACTTGCCTCTCCGGGTGTGCCGAGATCTACTATTTTTCCGATTTCCTTTTGAAAGCCATACCCGCCATTTCGGATGAATCGGTCTTCTTGCCGGTCCTCGTTTGGGCTGCGGCGGTGTTGCTCATTGCCTTCGCCGCGAACAAAAGCAGGCAGGCTGCCGGCACCACTTCTCCTGAAGCGCCGGCTTATCTGAGAACGCTCGGGCTGATCACCTATCCGCTCTATCTGACCCACAACGTCACCGGCACTGCGATCATTCGTGTCCTGACCGATGCCGGCCTGGATGCCTCCCTGGCTGTATGGGCCGGCATAGCCATGCTTGTTCCGGTCTGCTGGTTCATCTGCGCGAAGGTGGAGCCAGCCATTCGACGGCTGCTGACGGAATTCGTTTCAAACTTCAGACTGCGTCCAAAATCAGCGCCATCATCCAGCCTTCCGAGTCCGCCTGCTGGGCTGCGCCTTCCGCTGCCCATCCGGGCAGAGGCAAACTTCACGGGCGGTAGCGCAGCTCGGAGCGTGGGCTAG
- the leuD gene encoding 3-isopropylmalate dehydratase small subunit, with translation MPKPFNTLTAIAAPIMRGNIDTDVIIRIERLVGNSIRGTLGKWAFGALRYLPDGSENPEFILNREPYRSAEILITGPNFGCGSSREGAVWSLQEMGIRAVIGSSFGDIFFANCFQNGILPIVVDKEIVDSLAADVQQTQGAGRISIDLQQQTIISPSGQRHEFAIDPRRRAGLLEGLDEVALTLQRDDEIRAFQAADRAERPWIHFARETARKTAGNKT, from the coding sequence ATGCCGAAACCGTTCAACACCCTGACGGCGATTGCTGCCCCCATCATGCGCGGCAACATCGATACCGACGTCATCATCCGTATCGAGCGGCTGGTCGGAAACTCCATTCGTGGGACGCTCGGCAAATGGGCGTTCGGCGCGCTCCGCTATCTGCCCGATGGTTCGGAAAACCCCGAATTCATCCTGAACCGCGAGCCTTATCGAAGTGCGGAAATCCTCATTACCGGTCCGAATTTCGGTTGCGGCTCCTCGCGTGAAGGCGCGGTCTGGTCGTTGCAGGAAATGGGTATCCGCGCCGTCATCGGCTCGAGTTTTGGCGACATCTTCTTTGCCAATTGCTTCCAGAACGGCATCCTGCCGATCGTTGTCGACAAGGAGATCGTCGATAGCCTTGCTGCAGATGTGCAGCAGACCCAGGGGGCTGGGCGCATCAGCATCGACCTGCAGCAACAGACGATCATCTCGCCTTCGGGACAGCGACACGAATTTGCAATCGATCCGCGCCGGCGCGCCGGGCTGCTGGAAGGTCTCGATGAGGTCGCGCTGACATTGCAGCGCGATGACGAAATCCGGGCCTTTCAGGCGGCCGACCGGGCGGAACGGCCCTGGATCCACTTCGCAAGAGAAACGGCAAGAAAAACGGCGGGCAACAAGACATGA
- a CDS encoding FAD-dependent oxidoreductase: protein MKTRCCIVGGGPAGMMLGYLLGRAGVDVVVLEKHADFFRDFRGDTVHPSTLQVMDELGLIDGFLKLPHQRLQKMEGMFGGETVRIADLGRLSVKYPFIAFMPQWDFLNFLRESGKRFASLDVMMSTEAVDLLRDGERVTGVRAKTPDGVIDIAADLTIACDGRHSLVRERAGLEVEEIGAPMDVLWFRAAKREGETENLFARVDPGKMMVTFDRGDYWQCAYVISKGQYDAVKARGLPALLEDIARMAPILKSGLSEVKSWDDVKLLTVAVNRLKRWTRPGLLCIGDAAHAMSPIGGVGVNLAVQDAVATANLLSSRLKMDWLPEEDELDAVRRRREFPVKMTQRMQVVVQNNIVNAALKPGNQPLKAPFVMRLLTAVPWLQGITARFVGLGVRPEHVQSPIRGH from the coding sequence ATGAAAACACGTTGCTGTATCGTCGGCGGCGGGCCCGCGGGCATGATGCTTGGCTATCTGCTCGGACGCGCCGGTGTCGACGTCGTGGTGCTGGAAAAACACGCCGATTTCTTTCGCGATTTTCGCGGCGACACCGTGCATCCCTCGACGCTGCAGGTGATGGACGAACTCGGGCTGATCGACGGCTTTCTGAAACTGCCGCATCAGCGCCTGCAGAAGATGGAGGGGATGTTCGGCGGCGAGACGGTGCGGATCGCCGATCTCGGCCGGCTCAGCGTCAAATATCCGTTTATCGCCTTCATGCCGCAGTGGGACTTTCTCAATTTCCTGCGCGAGAGCGGCAAGCGGTTTGCTTCGCTTGATGTGATGATGTCGACGGAAGCGGTCGATCTACTTCGCGACGGCGAGCGCGTCACGGGGGTGAGGGCGAAGACGCCAGACGGCGTCATCGATATCGCGGCCGACCTGACCATTGCCTGCGACGGCCGCCATTCGCTGGTGCGCGAACGCGCCGGCCTCGAGGTCGAGGAAATCGGCGCGCCGATGGATGTATTGTGGTTTCGCGCCGCCAAGCGGGAGGGCGAAACCGAAAACCTGTTTGCCCGGGTCGATCCCGGCAAGATGATGGTGACGTTCGACCGCGGCGACTATTGGCAGTGCGCCTATGTCATCTCGAAGGGACAGTATGACGCCGTGAAGGCGAGGGGACTGCCCGCGCTGCTCGAGGACATCGCGCGGATGGCGCCGATCCTCAAATCAGGATTGTCGGAGGTGAAAAGTTGGGACGACGTCAAGCTGCTGACGGTTGCAGTCAACCGGCTGAAGCGCTGGACGCGGCCGGGGCTGCTTTGTATCGGCGACGCCGCGCATGCGATGTCGCCGATCGGCGGCGTCGGCGTCAACTTGGCGGTGCAGGACGCGGTCGCGACCGCGAATCTGCTGTCGTCGAGGCTGAAGATGGACTGGCTGCCCGAGGAGGACGAACTCGACGCCGTGCGCCGGCGCCGCGAGTTTCCGGTCAAGATGACGCAGCGGATGCAGGTCGTCGTGCAGAACAATATCGTCAATGCCGCGCTCAAGCCGGGCAATCAGCCGCTGAAAGCCCCGTTCGTGATGCGGCTGCTCACCGCCGTGCCCTGGCTGCAGGGGATCACGGCGCGCTTTGTCGGCCTCGGGGTGCGGCCGGAACATGTGCAGTCGCCGATTCGCGGCCATTAG
- a CDS encoding sulfatase-like hydrolase/transferase, which translates to MILTLILLAAIGVIVLAERSAEHLPFAIATLSLSAAAISFIVGDFDRAILLAGVLAAAITAASTIKHNYSALKLIVTDLPLMFAGTAPFFVSQYPRAVLAALTGTVALILAVIATLIHGTGPSVPLDVRVFFFGITLVCVAIAFRLSGGGISFQRIMAQRRCFYSTFMASLIDPHSWRQAGGLALSDIANDPLPLMAAVPARTIDYPDIIIIQHESIFDPRILGLPIEPTVEAFLSPGNGLHGILNVDIFGGGSWQSEFSLLTGLSSASFGSNAYYLFKQGAGRFHNSLPHALAALGYRTMLASSCRRSFLSYDEFYRSIGIGERIFSDDFPPPFDVRQFETTNSDAIFLEAAFAAHAKAIADDPAPRFLYALTNFNHGPHNRRLAAPGQFERERTFAASSLPDAQYAEYYARLAETAATWKRLRLALAANFPRRPMLIVHYGDHQPVMAKRIDRQLKLSSDARRAFRTFYAMETLNIRPDRLASGPGADLDIAFLGTVALQQAGLPLDPIFATRASLLEHCRETYFASPSERKRRFHRTLVDLGIIDMGPSVQRGRYSPTPTK; encoded by the coding sequence ATGATCCTGACCCTGATATTGCTGGCAGCTATCGGTGTCATTGTGCTGGCGGAACGCAGCGCCGAGCACCTGCCATTCGCGATCGCGACGCTCTCCCTTAGCGCGGCCGCAATCTCATTCATCGTGGGCGATTTCGACAGGGCGATACTGCTGGCTGGCGTGCTGGCCGCAGCGATCACCGCCGCATCGACTATCAAACATAATTACAGCGCGCTTAAGCTGATCGTAACCGACTTGCCATTGATGTTTGCAGGCACAGCTCCCTTTTTTGTATCGCAGTACCCGCGTGCCGTATTAGCCGCTCTGACTGGAACCGTCGCACTCATCCTGGCTGTCATCGCTACGCTGATCCACGGCACCGGGCCGTCAGTCCCTTTGGATGTCAGAGTTTTTTTCTTCGGCATTACGCTTGTTTGCGTTGCAATAGCCTTCCGGCTCAGCGGCGGCGGCATCTCCTTCCAGCGGATCATGGCCCAGCGGCGGTGCTTTTATTCGACGTTTATGGCTTCGCTGATCGATCCACATTCCTGGCGGCAAGCCGGCGGATTGGCTTTGAGCGATATCGCAAATGACCCGTTGCCGCTCATGGCAGCCGTCCCGGCGCGCACCATCGACTACCCCGACATCATCATCATCCAGCATGAATCGATCTTCGATCCCCGCATTTTGGGACTTCCGATCGAGCCGACGGTCGAAGCTTTTCTGTCTCCAGGGAATGGTCTCCACGGAATCCTCAACGTCGACATTTTCGGCGGAGGCTCGTGGCAATCCGAATTCAGCCTGTTGACCGGTCTTTCCAGTGCAAGCTTCGGTTCAAATGCCTATTATCTTTTCAAGCAAGGCGCGGGCCGGTTTCACAACAGTCTTCCCCATGCGTTGGCTGCGCTCGGGTACAGGACCATGCTCGCGTCGAGCTGTCGTCGCAGCTTCCTCAGCTACGATGAATTTTATCGTTCGATTGGCATTGGCGAGCGCATCTTCTCGGACGACTTCCCTCCCCCGTTTGACGTCCGGCAGTTCGAGACGACAAACTCCGATGCCATTTTTCTCGAAGCGGCGTTCGCGGCCCATGCGAAGGCTATCGCCGACGACCCGGCGCCCCGCTTTCTATATGCACTGACCAACTTCAATCACGGCCCCCACAACCGAAGGCTGGCAGCCCCCGGACAGTTCGAGAGGGAACGCACCTTTGCCGCATCAAGCCTCCCGGATGCTCAATATGCCGAGTACTATGCCAGGCTTGCGGAGACGGCCGCGACCTGGAAAAGGCTCAGGCTTGCGCTGGCAGCGAATTTTCCCAGGCGTCCGATGCTCATCGTGCACTACGGAGACCATCAGCCCGTAATGGCGAAGCGGATCGATCGGCAACTCAAGCTTTCCAGCGATGCGCGGCGTGCGTTCCGCACATTTTATGCGATGGAGACGCTCAACATCCGCCCCGATCGCCTGGCTTCCGGACCGGGTGCGGACCTGGATATTGCTTTTCTTGGGACTGTGGCGCTGCAGCAAGCGGGCCTGCCGCTCGATCCGATATTTGCCACCCGCGCCAGCCTGCTTGAGCATTGCCGGGAAACCTACTTTGCATCGCCTTCCGAACGGAAGCGCCGATTCCATCGTACGCTTGTGGATCTCGGCATCATAGACATGGGGCCGAGCGTTCAACGCGGCCGCTACTCGCCCACGCCGACGAAGTGA
- the leuC gene encoding 3-isopropylmalate dehydratase large subunit, translating into MQTPGRTLLAKIWDQHVICRVSDDTDLLHVDRHLLHDLGGSRGLLDLKSRNLAVHNPELTFATPDHAISTARGRAGTSKVGQELLAGLRTETSATGIRMFDVDEPGQGIVHVIGPELGLSLPGCLIVCGDSHTCTHGGLGALAFGIGSSELTHVLATQALIQRRPKTMRVRFEGRLPSGVTAKDLILALIGHVGAAAGTGYAAEYAGSAIRDLPVEGRLTLCNLSIELGAKIGMIAPDEKTYEYLRGRPYAPQGEMWERAVAAWRKLPSDPDAVFDREVVIDVEKIIPQVTWGISPEHVIGVDGRVPDPSEVADPARRAAIETALDYMGLVPGAPIAGTPVDWVFIGSCTNSRLSDLRAAAEIARGRKVASGVRAWVVPGSETVKRDAVAEGLDKVFTDAGFEWREPGCSMCLAANGETVAPGQRSVSTSNRNFVGRQGPRARTHLASPASAAAAAITGAIADVRTMGR; encoded by the coding sequence GTGCAAACCCCCGGCCGAACCTTGCTGGCCAAGATCTGGGACCAGCATGTCATCTGTCGCGTCAGCGACGACACCGATTTGCTTCACGTCGACCGTCATCTGTTGCACGATCTGGGCGGCTCGCGCGGCTTGCTCGATCTCAAAAGCCGCAACTTGGCCGTCCACAATCCGGAACTGACGTTCGCTACGCCGGATCATGCGATTTCGACGGCGCGCGGACGGGCCGGCACCAGCAAGGTCGGGCAGGAGCTTCTGGCGGGCTTGCGGACCGAGACGTCGGCGACCGGAATCCGGATGTTCGATGTCGACGAGCCCGGGCAGGGCATCGTCCATGTGATCGGGCCCGAGCTTGGCCTCAGCCTTCCCGGCTGCCTGATCGTCTGCGGCGACAGCCATACCTGCACCCATGGCGGGCTGGGCGCCCTGGCATTCGGCATCGGCTCCAGCGAGTTGACCCATGTACTGGCGACGCAAGCGCTGATTCAGCGACGGCCAAAAACGATGCGCGTGCGGTTCGAAGGCCGGCTGCCATCAGGCGTCACGGCCAAGGACCTCATCCTGGCCCTGATCGGTCACGTCGGCGCCGCGGCCGGCACCGGCTACGCGGCCGAGTATGCCGGCAGCGCCATTCGCGATCTGCCGGTCGAGGGCCGGCTCACCCTTTGCAATCTTTCGATCGAGCTCGGTGCCAAAATAGGCATGATCGCGCCGGACGAGAAAACCTACGAGTATCTGCGCGGCCGTCCCTACGCGCCGCAGGGCGAGATGTGGGAGCGGGCGGTCGCGGCGTGGCGAAAACTGCCGAGCGATCCCGATGCGGTGTTCGACCGCGAAGTCGTCATCGATGTCGAAAAAATCATTCCGCAGGTGACCTGGGGCATCAGTCCGGAACATGTCATCGGCGTCGATGGCCGCGTGCCGGATCCGAGCGAGGTCGCTGACCCCGCGCGCCGCGCAGCGATCGAAACGGCGCTTGACTATATGGGTCTTGTACCCGGCGCGCCGATCGCCGGTACGCCGGTTGATTGGGTCTTCATCGGGTCATGCACCAACAGCCGGCTAAGCGATTTGCGGGCCGCCGCCGAGATTGCGCGCGGCCGCAAAGTTGCATCGGGCGTCCGTGCCTGGGTCGTGCCGGGTTCGGAGACCGTCAAGCGCGATGCGGTGGCCGAAGGGCTGGACAAGGTCTTTACCGATGCCGGCTTCGAATGGCGAGAGCCGGGATGCTCGATGTGTCTTGCCGCCAACGGTGAAACGGTTGCTCCCGGTCAGCGTTCGGTCTCGACCTCCAACCGCAATTTTGTCGGTCGCCAGGGCCCGCGGGCGCGCACCCATCTGGCAAGCCCGGCAAGTGCAGCCGCAGCCGCCATCACTGGGGCCATCGCCGACGTGCGAACGATGGGGCGCTGA
- a CDS encoding ABC transporter permease, translating into MRTRRVGNTLAWQILICVAVLSIWQWGYDLHDKIPWLVPDLLDPYFVSKPSQIFEHFLILSCLKSKLGVFNGWFNGDFAKCMVRNENNLWIATAITLKNTFFGFVTGVSSGFVAGLILGRSDRLSAIFQPFITAVNSIPRIALAPIIVLAFGIGDTSKIVTSWIVVVFLVFFNTFEGARSIDEGFINVARLLGASEWQITRTVVIPSTMAWVFASLSPAISFALIGVIVGEFIGAERGIGRLIIESEARAEASGMMVAVIVLMLVGVALSAMIWRLQAHLLRWQQHNMVE; encoded by the coding sequence ATGAGGACACGTCGTGTTGGTAATACGCTGGCCTGGCAGATATTGATCTGCGTGGCCGTGCTGTCGATCTGGCAATGGGGATATGACCTGCATGACAAAATCCCGTGGCTGGTTCCCGATCTGCTCGATCCCTATTTCGTGTCAAAGCCCTCGCAGATCTTCGAGCACTTCCTGATCCTGAGCTGCCTCAAATCCAAGCTCGGCGTGTTCAACGGCTGGTTCAACGGCGACTTTGCCAAATGCATGGTGCGCAACGAGAACAATCTCTGGATCGCGACCGCGATCACGCTGAAGAACACGTTCTTCGGTTTTGTCACGGGCGTGTCGAGCGGCTTTGTCGCAGGGCTTATTCTTGGACGTTCGGACCGGCTCAGCGCGATCTTTCAGCCTTTCATTACGGCGGTGAATTCCATACCCCGGATCGCGCTGGCGCCGATTATCGTGCTGGCATTCGGGATCGGCGACACCTCGAAAATCGTGACCTCGTGGATCGTGGTGGTGTTCCTGGTGTTCTTCAATACCTTCGAGGGCGCCCGTTCGATCGACGAAGGCTTTATCAATGTCGCGCGGCTGCTGGGCGCGAGCGAATGGCAGATCACCCGCACCGTCGTGATCCCCTCGACCATGGCCTGGGTGTTTGCCTCGCTGTCGCCGGCGATCTCCTTTGCGTTGATCGGCGTCATTGTCGGCGAATTCATCGGCGCGGAGCGCGGCATCGGCCGGCTGATCATCGAGTCGGAGGCACGGGCAGAAGCCTCAGGCATGATGGTCGCGGTGATCGTGTTGATGCTGGTGGGGGTGGCGCTTTCGGCCATGATCTGGCGGTTGCAGGCCCATCTACTGCGCTGGCAGCAACACAATATGGTCGAGTAG
- the leuB gene encoding 3-isopropylmalate dehydrogenase: MNNPSNMIKVAVVGGEGIGPEVTAQSQRVLNWFSARRGVPMVLREAQYGIVPYLATGKVMPPDTVEAMEEADAILWGATGGPETKEVPAAARKAGSLLGLRSKYDLYANLRPIVAHPALADSAPLKASVLRDVDFVIIRELTSGIYFGEPRGIETLADGQRRGFNTEQYTTDQIRRVARSAFELARTRRNKVCSVDKANVLETSVLWREEVIALHAAEFADVELTHMYVDNAAMQIVREPAQFDVMVTGNIFGDILSDCAAMASGSLGMLPSASLGPVDRFGRRKALYEPVHGSAPDIAGRGIANPLGSILSVAMMLRMTLNRPEDADLLETAVASALSGGARTADIAEAGAKRLSTQEMGDAVLNALEKVAAKEKERV; the protein is encoded by the coding sequence ATGAATAATCCGTCCAACATGATCAAGGTCGCCGTGGTCGGCGGCGAGGGCATCGGCCCCGAAGTGACCGCGCAGTCGCAGCGGGTGCTCAACTGGTTTTCCGCCAGGCGCGGCGTTCCCATGGTGTTACGCGAAGCGCAATACGGCATCGTTCCGTATCTTGCGACCGGCAAGGTGATGCCGCCTGACACCGTCGAGGCGATGGAGGAGGCCGACGCGATCCTGTGGGGCGCGACCGGCGGGCCGGAGACGAAGGAAGTTCCGGCGGCGGCGCGCAAGGCGGGGAGCCTGCTGGGCCTGCGCAGCAAATACGATCTTTACGCCAATCTCAGGCCGATCGTTGCCCATCCGGCGCTGGCGGATTCGGCGCCGCTCAAGGCCAGCGTGCTCAGGGACGTCGATTTCGTCATCATCCGCGAACTGACCAGCGGCATTTATTTCGGCGAGCCGCGCGGCATCGAGACGCTCGCCGACGGGCAGCGCCGTGGCTTCAACACCGAGCAATATACGACCGATCAAATTCGCCGCGTCGCGCGTTCCGCCTTTGAGCTGGCGCGGACGCGACGGAACAAGGTCTGTTCGGTCGACAAGGCCAACGTGCTCGAGACCAGCGTGTTGTGGCGCGAGGAAGTCATTGCCTTGCACGCCGCGGAATTTGCCGATGTCGAGCTCACGCATATGTATGTCGACAACGCCGCGATGCAGATCGTGCGCGAGCCGGCGCAATTCGATGTGATGGTCACCGGAAACATCTTCGGCGACATCCTGTCCGACTGCGCGGCGATGGCGTCCGGGTCGCTCGGCATGCTGCCGTCGGCCTCATTGGGTCCGGTCGACAGGTTCGGCCGGCGCAAGGCGCTCTACGAACCGGTTCATGGCAGCGCACCCGACATCGCGGGCAGGGGCATTGCTAACCCGCTTGGCTCCATCCTCAGCGTTGCCATGATGCTGCGCATGACGCTCAACCGGCCAGAAGACGCGGACCTGCTGGAAACGGCCGTGGCCAGTGCCCTGTCGGGCGGCGCGCGTACCGCCGATATTGCCGAGGCTGGCGCAAAACGACTTTCAACCCAGGAAATGGGCGACGCGGTGCTGAATGCGCTGGAGAAGGTCGCTGCCAAGGAGAAGGAGCGCGTGTGA
- a CDS encoding ABC transporter ATP-binding protein — MNVQNRSADLPGGQSSVQRIDVRGLSKTFQLAGTAIEAVRDVSFGVRRGEFVALLGPSGSGKSTVLNMIATLIKPTSGQILIDGVPVVAGKATPNVGYIFQRDTLFPWRTVADNIGYGLELAGVPEAARKERIAACVAQAGLQGFEHAYPSALSGGMRQRAALMRTLVVEPQILLMDEPFGALDTHTKIDMHDVLLRIWEREQQTVLFVTHDLGEALTLADRIILFSARPGQIKDMFEVDFSRPRDAVKVRETPRYAELFQHIWHSLGEEFVKGRKP, encoded by the coding sequence TTGAACGTCCAGAACCGTTCCGCTGATCTGCCGGGTGGACAATCCAGTGTCCAGCGCATTGACGTCAGGGGATTGAGCAAAACGTTTCAGCTCGCGGGGACTGCGATCGAGGCGGTGCGGGATGTTTCGTTCGGGGTCCGCCGCGGCGAGTTCGTAGCGCTTCTGGGGCCGTCCGGCTCCGGCAAGAGCACCGTTCTCAACATGATCGCGACATTGATCAAGCCGACCAGCGGTCAAATCCTGATTGATGGCGTGCCGGTCGTTGCCGGCAAGGCGACGCCCAATGTCGGTTACATCTTCCAGCGCGATACGCTGTTCCCCTGGCGCACGGTCGCCGACAACATCGGCTACGGCCTGGAGTTGGCGGGCGTTCCGGAGGCGGCGCGCAAGGAGCGCATCGCGGCCTGCGTGGCGCAGGCGGGCCTGCAAGGCTTCGAACACGCTTATCCATCGGCGCTGTCGGGCGGCATGCGTCAGCGTGCGGCGCTGATGCGAACCCTGGTCGTGGAGCCGCAGATCCTGCTGATGGACGAGCCGTTCGGCGCGCTCGATACCCACACCAAGATCGACATGCATGACGTGCTGCTGCGGATCTGGGAACGCGAGCAGCAAACCGTTCTGTTCGTGACCCATGACCTCGGCGAAGCCTTGACTCTGGCCGACCGCATCATCCTGTTCTCGGCGCGGCCCGGGCAGATCAAGGACATGTTCGAGGTGGATTTTTCGCGACCGCGCGATGCGGTGAAAGTGCGCGAGACGCCGCGCTATGCCGAGCTGTTCCAGCACATCTGGCACTCGCTCGGGGAGGAGTTCGTCAAGGGACGCAAGCCATGA
- a CDS encoding ABC transporter substrate-binding protein, with protein MAHFTRRSALTIIAAGGASIASRKAWAEDKPGRVIYPVAVPVYQTQFVADKLGYFKEAGLDCKLIQGGSGVKTREIIASAQGDIGIGDITHPMQLSNRGRNGRVLMPVDTRSSSVMFIIRKDLWDQGITSLEKLTEWKRPDGRKPIVSVSSLGGTNHVWSSYYMETMGLDQKVTWIGTGNVDTMLGSLKTKQVDVLVSSLSLLNDSKEQGWGTLLFDGTDETIWNKYIGGKVPVTAHFTLQATIDKDPPKMQAFVTAIWRATQWIKKHTSDEIYETIEPYVGSTSRAANILEITALQKVTDYDASIDAAAFARGEKVWFREMTGIKPLTPADLVSPTFIEAARKAYPA; from the coding sequence ATGGCACATTTCACCAGGCGTTCGGCGCTGACGATCATAGCGGCTGGCGGCGCCTCCATCGCATCACGCAAGGCATGGGCCGAGGACAAGCCCGGCCGCGTGATCTATCCCGTCGCGGTGCCGGTCTATCAGACGCAATTCGTCGCCGACAAACTGGGATACTTCAAGGAGGCCGGCCTCGACTGCAAGCTGATCCAGGGTGGCAGCGGCGTCAAGACGCGCGAAATCATCGCCTCCGCGCAGGGCGACATCGGCATCGGCGATATCACCCATCCGATGCAGCTCTCTAATCGCGGCCGCAATGGCCGCGTGCTGATGCCGGTCGATACCCGTTCCTCTTCGGTGATGTTCATCATCCGCAAGGATCTATGGGATCAGGGCATCACCTCGCTGGAGAAGCTGACGGAATGGAAACGCCCCGATGGCCGCAAGCCGATCGTCTCGGTGTCGTCGCTGGGCGGCACCAACCATGTCTGGTCGTCCTATTACATGGAGACGATGGGGCTCGACCAGAAGGTCACCTGGATCGGCACCGGCAATGTCGATACCATGCTGGGTTCGCTGAAGACCAAGCAGGTCGATGTCCTCGTCAGCTCGCTGTCGCTGCTCAACGATTCGAAGGAACAAGGTTGGGGCACGCTGCTGTTCGACGGCACCGATGAGACGATCTGGAACAAGTATATCGGCGGCAAGGTCCCGGTGACGGCGCATTTCACGCTGCAGGCGACCATCGACAAGGACCCGCCCAAGATGCAGGCCTTCGTCACCGCGATCTGGCGGGCGACGCAATGGATCAAGAAACATACGTCCGATGAAATCTACGAGACGATCGAGCCCTATGTCGGCAGCACTTCGCGCGCCGCCAACATCCTCGAGATCACTGCGTTGCAAAAGGTCACCGACTACGATGCGTCGATTGATGCTGCGGCTTTCGCCCGCGGCGAAAAGGTCTGGTTCCGGGAAATGACCGGCATCAAGCCGCTGACGCCGGCCGATCTGGTCAGCCCGACCTTCATCGAGGCAGCGCGAAAGGCGTATCCGGCTTGA
- a CDS encoding septal ring lytic transglycosylase RlpA family protein has product MMLFRSGAAICGAVLALAISVIVARSEDGAVHSSAVVNAASGDAIVGAASTYNPFRPGWREGGPNTASGERYDPSVWAAAIKTSLRQKFGGVQFGARPKYALVEAVGKKVIVKINDVGPLTPGRIIDLNERAMRYFDPSLQLGVIYSVIVRPLFGDYWIPGPVG; this is encoded by the coding sequence ATGATGTTGTTTCGCTCAGGCGCCGCAATTTGCGGCGCCGTACTTGCGCTTGCCATTTCTGTTATCGTTGCTCGAAGTGAAGATGGTGCAGTTCATTCAAGCGCTGTCGTCAATGCCGCTTCCGGGGATGCGATCGTTGGCGCAGCATCCACGTACAATCCGTTTCGGCCTGGATGGCGGGAGGGCGGCCCGAACACAGCCTCCGGCGAGCGCTATGATCCCTCTGTCTGGGCGGCTGCCATCAAGACGAGCTTGCGCCAGAAATTTGGTGGGGTCCAATTTGGCGCGAGGCCGAAGTATGCCCTCGTTGAGGCTGTGGGCAAGAAGGTCATCGTCAAGATAAATGACGTGGGGCCACTAACGCCTGGCCGCATCATTGACCTCAATGAGCGGGCGATGCGCTATTTCGATCCAAGCCTGCAGCTCGGGGTAATTTATAGCGTAATAGTCAGGCCGCTTTTCGGCGACTATTGGATTCCCGGACCGGTTGGCTGA